In Natronomonas halophila, one DNA window encodes the following:
- a CDS encoding C2H2-type zinc finger protein, translated as MSTENTPSESTRTPPPDAPDEPATCEYCGERFVEDDLLALHRGQAHEGDLNEAEIEAYREARESERDEVRLFRLQALAALVAIYFGFIFVYAFVI; from the coding sequence ATGTCCACCGAAAACACCCCATCCGAGTCGACTCGAACGCCGCCGCCGGATGCCCCCGACGAACCGGCGACCTGCGAGTACTGCGGCGAGCGCTTCGTCGAAGACGACCTGCTCGCACTCCACCGCGGACAGGCACACGAGGGCGACCTGAACGAGGCCGAAATCGAAGCCTACCGGGAAGCCCGCGAGAGCGAACGTGACGAGGTTCGGCTGTTCCGCCTGCAGGCGCTGGCGGCGCTCGTCGCTATCTACTTCGGCTTCATCTTCGTCTACGCGTTCGTCATCTGA
- a CDS encoding acyl-CoA mutase large subunit family protein, translating into MFDEEDLSEIRAERERWEDDTLDPFLERGERKEDFVTVSNHEVDRLYGPEDVADMDYDEDLGFPGEPPYTRGVYPTMYRGRTWTMRQFAGFGTAEETNERFHYLIDEGQTGLSTAFDMPSLMGIDSDHPMSEGEVGKEGVAVDTLRDMEILFDGIDIGEISTSFTINPSAPVIYAMYIALADQQGLDREEIRGTLQNDMLKEFIAQKEWVIPPEPSLDIVTDTIEFAVEETPKFHPVSVSGYHIREAGSTAAQEAAFTLADGFAYVEDCMDRGMDVDEFAPLLSFFFNSHNSIFEEIAKFRASRRVYANVMEEWYGAETDAAKRLKFHTQTAGQSLTAQQPLNNIVRTTVQAMAAVLGGTQSLHTNSYDEALALPSEDAVRVALRTQQILAEESGVADIVDPMGGSFAIEKLTNEMEAEIMAYIEEIKEIGDGSVRDGVLEGIEQGYFHREIQEASYEYQKRVDAGKEVVVGVNEYQIDEEADPDILKVDPETRDRQLNRLKEVKQERDDDAVDAALDDLSAAIESDENVMPAIIDAVKAYATMGEIMEVFEDHHGAYQEAIGLA; encoded by the coding sequence ATGTTCGACGAGGAGGACCTTTCGGAAATCCGTGCAGAGCGAGAGCGGTGGGAAGACGACACGCTCGACCCCTTCTTGGAACGTGGCGAGCGGAAAGAGGACTTCGTGACCGTCTCGAACCACGAGGTCGACCGCCTCTACGGGCCGGAAGACGTCGCCGATATGGATTATGACGAGGACCTCGGTTTCCCCGGCGAACCGCCCTACACGCGTGGCGTCTATCCGACGATGTATCGCGGTCGGACGTGGACGATGCGGCAGTTCGCGGGCTTCGGCACCGCCGAGGAGACCAACGAGCGGTTCCACTATCTCATCGACGAGGGCCAGACCGGCCTGTCGACGGCCTTCGACATGCCGAGCCTGATGGGTATCGACTCCGACCACCCGATGAGCGAGGGGGAAGTCGGCAAGGAGGGCGTCGCCGTCGACACGCTGCGGGATATGGAAATCCTCTTCGACGGGATCGATATCGGCGAAATCTCGACGTCGTTTACCATCAACCCCTCCGCGCCGGTCATCTACGCGATGTATATCGCGCTCGCGGACCAGCAGGGCCTCGACCGCGAGGAGATTCGTGGGACCCTCCAGAACGACATGCTCAAGGAGTTCATCGCGCAGAAAGAGTGGGTCATCCCGCCGGAACCCTCCCTCGATATCGTGACCGACACCATCGAGTTCGCCGTCGAGGAAACGCCGAAGTTCCATCCGGTGTCGGTGTCGGGCTATCACATCCGCGAGGCTGGGTCGACCGCCGCTCAGGAGGCCGCCTTCACGCTCGCCGACGGGTTCGCCTACGTCGAGGATTGTATGGACCGCGGAATGGACGTCGACGAGTTCGCACCACTCCTGTCCTTCTTCTTCAACTCCCACAACTCCATCTTCGAGGAAATCGCCAAGTTCCGGGCCTCCCGTCGGGTCTATGCCAACGTCATGGAGGAGTGGTACGGCGCCGAGACGGACGCCGCAAAGCGGCTGAAGTTCCACACCCAGACGGCCGGCCAGAGCCTGACGGCCCAACAGCCGCTGAACAACATCGTCCGCACCACCGTCCAGGCGATGGCTGCGGTGCTGGGTGGGACCCAGAGCCTCCACACCAACAGCTACGACGAGGCGCTGGCGTTGCCGAGCGAGGATGCCGTCCGGGTCGCGCTTCGGACCCAGCAGATTCTCGCCGAGGAGTCTGGTGTCGCTGACATCGTCGACCCGATGGGCGGCTCCTTCGCCATCGAGAAACTGACCAACGAGATGGAAGCCGAAATCATGGCCTACATCGAGGAAATCAAGGAAATCGGCGACGGCTCGGTCCGCGACGGCGTCCTCGAGGGTATCGAACAGGGCTACTTCCACCGGGAGATTCAGGAGGCGTCCTACGAGTACCAAAAGCGCGTCGACGCGGGCAAGGAAGTCGTCGTCGGCGTCAACGAATACCAGATCGACGAGGAGGCCGACCCGGACATCCTGAAAGTCGACCCCGAGACCCGCGACCGGCAACTGAACCGCCTCAAAGAGGTCAAGCAGGAACGTGACGACGACGCGGTGGACGCCGCGCTCGATGACCTGTCGGCGGCTATCGAGAGCGACGAGAACGTCATGCCGGCCATCATCGACGCGGTGAAAGCCTACGCCACGATGGGCGAGATTATGGAGGTCTTCGAGGACCACCACGGCGCCTATCAGGAAGCCATCGGGCTGGCCTGA
- a CDS encoding long-chain-fatty-acid--CoA ligase yields MHKPLLVTDFLDRARRHYGDEEAVVATTGERYSYAELGDRADRFSAALQERSIEKGDRVAVLDPNTHFHLEAAYGTMQCGAIHTPLNYRLTPDDFKYILENAGVSAVYADYEYADKIEAIRDEVPTDLFVTNDPEAVDGDWDDFEAWLDNDGDYERPTMDEDDVITINYTSGTTGDPKGVMRTHRAETLHAYLISIHQEISDDDTYLWTLPMFHVNGWGHIYAVTGLGAKHVCTRGVDVEGIFETIAAEDVSYFCAAPTVLNQLISYYEERAPETTGARDVRVATAGSAPPEATIRTVEDEFGWYLKHVYGATETGPLITTSDARRHFEGDSADRFAVKKKQGLGYLGTEVRVVDEDGNDVAQDGQTIGEIVVRGNQVMEGYWEKPDATEEAFNDRIEGYYHMGDLATIDENGMISIQDRKKDIIISGGENISSIELEDTLFEHEAVDDVAVIPSPSDEWGETPKAFVVPANGDPEEPGVTGDELVAFTREQLASYKTVRRIEFVEELPTTATGKVQKFELRQEEWDDEDRMVGQG; encoded by the coding sequence ATGCACAAGCCATTGCTCGTGACCGACTTCCTCGACCGCGCCCGGCGACACTACGGCGACGAGGAAGCGGTCGTGGCGACGACGGGGGAGCGATACAGTTACGCGGAACTCGGCGACCGCGCCGACCGGTTTTCGGCGGCCCTGCAGGAACGCAGTATCGAGAAGGGCGACCGGGTGGCCGTGCTCGACCCGAACACGCATTTCCATCTGGAAGCCGCCTACGGGACGATGCAGTGTGGCGCGATTCACACGCCGCTGAACTATCGACTGACGCCCGACGATTTCAAATACATCCTCGAAAACGCGGGCGTGTCGGCAGTGTACGCCGACTACGAGTATGCCGACAAAATCGAGGCGATTCGCGACGAGGTCCCGACCGACCTGTTCGTGACCAACGACCCCGAGGCAGTCGACGGCGACTGGGACGACTTCGAGGCGTGGCTGGACAACGACGGCGACTACGAGCGGCCGACGATGGACGAGGACGATGTCATCACCATCAACTACACCTCGGGGACGACGGGCGACCCGAAGGGTGTCATGCGGACCCACCGGGCTGAGACCCTGCACGCCTATCTCATCTCCATCCATCAGGAGATCTCCGATGACGACACCTATCTGTGGACGCTGCCGATGTTCCACGTCAACGGCTGGGGCCACATCTACGCCGTGACCGGTCTCGGCGCCAAACACGTCTGTACCCGCGGGGTCGACGTCGAGGGAATCTTCGAGACCATCGCTGCCGAGGACGTCTCCTACTTCTGTGCCGCACCGACCGTCCTCAACCAGCTTATCAGCTACTACGAGGAGCGGGCCCCCGAGACGACCGGCGCTCGCGACGTGCGCGTCGCAACCGCGGGAAGCGCCCCGCCCGAGGCGACAATCCGGACGGTCGAAGACGAGTTCGGCTGGTATCTCAAGCACGTCTACGGCGCGACGGAGACGGGCCCGCTTATCACTACCTCCGACGCCCGCCGGCACTTCGAGGGCGACAGCGCCGACCGCTTCGCGGTCAAGAAAAAGCAGGGGCTCGGCTATCTCGGCACCGAGGTCCGGGTCGTCGACGAGGACGGCAACGACGTGGCTCAGGACGGCCAGACGATCGGCGAGATCGTCGTCCGCGGCAATCAGGTGATGGAAGGCTACTGGGAGAAACCCGACGCCACCGAGGAGGCCTTCAACGACCGCATCGAGGGCTACTATCACATGGGCGACCTCGCGACCATCGACGAAAACGGGATGATTTCGATTCAGGACCGCAAGAAGGACATCATCATCTCCGGCGGCGAGAACATCTCCTCTATCGAACTGGAGGATACCCTCTTCGAACACGAGGCGGTCGACGACGTGGCGGTCATCCCCTCGCCGAGCGACGAGTGGGGTGAGACGCCGAAGGCCTTCGTCGTCCCCGCCAACGGCGACCCCGAAGAGCCGGGTGTCACCGGGGACGAACTCGTCGCGTTCACGCGCGAGCAACTGGCATCTTACAAGACGGTTCGGCGTATCGAGTTCGTCGAGGAACTCCCGACGACGGCGACGGGCAAGGTCCAGAAGTTCGAACTCAGACAGGAGGAGTGGGACGACGAAGACCGGATGGTCGGACAGGGATAG
- a CDS encoding zinc ribbon domain-containing protein, whose translation MTNADPETTVYCRECGSEIRRAAEICPECGVRQRSPPSSPAVESLLDGRNPLIAAVLSAVFPGLGHIYAREIDMGFFFAVAFVLAVLSLTVFIGFVLVPAIWLYAMYDAAKSAERRDAELTGMPAPARP comes from the coding sequence ATGACGAACGCCGACCCCGAGACGACCGTTTACTGCCGGGAGTGTGGGTCCGAGATTCGACGCGCCGCCGAAATCTGTCCCGAGTGCGGCGTCCGACAGCGGTCGCCCCCGTCGTCACCGGCCGTCGAGAGTCTGCTGGATGGTCGAAACCCGCTAATAGCAGCGGTCCTCTCGGCGGTCTTCCCCGGCCTCGGCCACATCTACGCACGCGAGATAGATATGGGGTTTTTCTTCGCCGTCGCCTTCGTGCTTGCCGTCCTCTCGCTGACCGTATTCATCGGGTTCGTGCTGGTCCCGGCCATCTGGCTGTATGCGATGTACGATGCGGCCAAGTCGGCCGAGCGGCGTGATGCGGAACTAACGGGGATGCCGGCACCGGCGCGACCCTGA
- the coxB gene encoding cytochrome c oxidase subunit II has translation MRVARIFPVALLGFLGLLAADPVAAQNSINDELITDLNLTLLYAAIPITILVEAVLIYAVVKFKDNDEPQPTQENRRLEITWTVATAVVLLFVGFASYQVLAVEEIGNPVDNEERLEPTVSQDLEGAVGPYPEEGNAVEIEVEAYPYAWSVTYEGTDVTTTNEIRIPTDRPVYLHIYSSEWLHMLHVPDMGIKQTAFVGQYNTVKTEAYEEGNYQFYCTEYCGVGHSQMNGEFIVMDGESYDEWLQEQQSSE, from the coding sequence ATGAGAGTTGCGCGCATCTTCCCGGTCGCCCTGCTGGGCTTTCTGGGCCTCCTCGCGGCCGACCCCGTGGCTGCGCAGAATTCAATCAACGACGAGCTCATCACGGACCTGAATCTGACGCTGCTGTACGCGGCGATTCCGATTACCATCTTGGTCGAGGCCGTGCTGATTTACGCCGTCGTCAAGTTCAAGGACAACGACGAGCCGCAGCCAACACAGGAGAACCGCCGACTCGAGATTACCTGGACGGTCGCGACGGCCGTCGTCCTGCTTTTCGTCGGCTTCGCCTCCTATCAGGTGCTGGCCGTCGAGGAAATCGGCAACCCCGTCGACAACGAGGAACGCCTCGAACCCACCGTCTCACAGGACCTCGAAGGCGCCGTCGGGCCCTATCCTGAGGAGGGAAACGCCGTCGAAATCGAGGTTGAAGCCTATCCCTACGCGTGGTCGGTGACCTACGAGGGGACCGACGTGACCACGACGAACGAGATACGGATACCGACAGACAGGCCGGTCTACCTCCATATCTACTCCAGCGAATGGCTCCACATGCTGCACGTCCCTGACATGGGCATCAAGCAGACGGCCTTCGTCGGCCAGTACAACACGGTCAAAACTGAGGCCTACGAGGAGGGCAACTACCAGTTCTACTGTACGGAATACTGCGGCGTCGGCCACTCCCAGATGAACGGCGAATTCATCGTCATGGACGGCGAGTCCTACGACGAGTGGCTTCAGGAACAGCAGAGCAGCGAATAA
- a CDS encoding universal stress protein, with protein sequence MYHVVMAVAKDDEGLAAKVDTIAGLPSATDAVRVTLVHVHEADAVGEEPVANQPAVAEALELCSEAELQVDTYGLIAETVPEGLVEAIEKLDPDLVCLGGRRRSPAGKRQLKPGAQEVILQSGVPVVIAGELDHQVPRT encoded by the coding sequence ATGTACCACGTCGTGATGGCGGTCGCCAAGGACGACGAGGGGCTCGCGGCGAAGGTCGACACTATCGCGGGCCTGCCGTCGGCGACCGACGCGGTCCGAGTGACGCTCGTCCACGTCCACGAAGCGGACGCGGTGGGCGAAGAGCCGGTTGCGAACCAGCCCGCCGTCGCGGAGGCACTGGAGTTGTGTTCCGAGGCGGAACTGCAGGTAGATACCTACGGTCTCATCGCGGAGACGGTACCGGAGGGACTCGTCGAGGCCATCGAAAAGCTGGACCCGGACCTCGTCTGTCTGGGCGGTCGCCGACGTTCGCCGGCCGGCAAGCGGCAACTCAAACCCGGCGCACAGGAGGTCATCCTCCAGTCCGGCGTCCCCGTCGTGATTGCCGGCGAACTCGACCATCAGGTTCCCCGAACCTGA
- a CDS encoding DUF7520 family protein, translating into MTETDTEGLGGHRIIIFLYVVVVSVAGFMGAVIGSIGLRDLEAVSFFGLVTFQPTPFGLAAFGMTTVGTVLGILLVLVVGVSERYVDDV; encoded by the coding sequence GTGACGGAAACCGACACCGAAGGCCTCGGTGGCCACCGCATCATCATCTTCCTCTATGTCGTCGTCGTGAGTGTCGCCGGCTTCATGGGCGCAGTCATCGGGAGTATCGGGCTTCGGGACCTCGAAGCCGTCTCGTTTTTCGGCCTCGTTACTTTCCAGCCGACGCCGTTCGGGCTGGCCGCGTTCGGCATGACCACTGTCGGGACGGTTCTCGGTATCCTGCTCGTACTCGTCGTCGGCGTTTCGGAGCGCTACGTCGACGACGTCTGA
- the ctaD gene encoding cytochrome c oxidase subunit I: MAAEQLALTVLMGVLLIAVFAMLGRMENWRSYTSLASGEASAAGHGHKPPGIVRWLTTVDHKDIGILYGTYGVIAFLWGGVAVLLMRIELFTPNSTLIEPSFYNALLTSHGITMLFLFGTPIIAAFSNYFVPLLIGADDMAFPRINAIAFWLLPPGALLIWAGFFAMPLDLGIAPAQTSWTMYAPLSVDQPNPGVDLMLLGLHLTGISATMGAINFVATIFTERGDDVTWANLDIFSWTILTQSGLIIFAFPLLGSALIMLLLDRNFGTTFFAVEGGGPILWQHLFWFFGHPEVYILVLPMMGLVSWILPKFAGRKIFGFKFVVYSTLAIGVLSFGVWAHHMFGSGMDPRIRASFMATSLAIAIPSAVKTFNWITTLWNGNVRLTAPMLFCLGFVSNFVLGGITGVFLAAIPVNLVLHETYYVVGHFHYIVMGMITFAGFGAVYYWFPIVTGKMYQRTLAKWHFWLSMIGVNITFFAMLVAGYLEMPRRYATYEFDPALAPLAEITLLHRAMTVGAFLIAIGTVIWLWNIVQSWAEGPEVTDPDPWDTKQYGLHGREFAWFEDQLEEEGLLATTDGGEDEDVATDGGTTTDD, encoded by the coding sequence ATGGCTGCAGAACAGCTTGCGCTAACTGTTCTCATGGGGGTGCTCCTCATCGCGGTGTTCGCGATGCTGGGCCGCATGGAGAACTGGCGCAGTTACACTTCGCTGGCAAGCGGCGAGGCGAGCGCGGCGGGCCACGGCCACAAGCCCCCGGGTATCGTCCGCTGGTTGACGACGGTCGACCACAAGGATATCGGGATACTGTACGGGACCTACGGCGTCATCGCGTTCCTCTGGGGCGGCGTCGCCGTGCTGTTGATGCGCATCGAGTTGTTCACGCCCAACTCGACCCTCATCGAACCCTCGTTCTACAACGCGCTGTTGACGAGTCACGGCATCACGATGCTGTTCCTCTTCGGGACGCCCATCATCGCCGCTTTCTCGAACTACTTCGTTCCGCTGCTCATCGGCGCGGACGACATGGCGTTCCCGCGTATCAACGCCATCGCCTTCTGGCTGCTGCCGCCGGGGGCGCTGCTCATCTGGGCCGGCTTCTTCGCGATGCCGCTCGATTTGGGTATCGCCCCCGCCCAGACGTCCTGGACGATGTACGCCCCGCTGTCGGTCGACCAGCCCAACCCGGGCGTCGACCTGATGCTTCTGGGTCTCCATCTGACCGGTATTTCAGCGACCATGGGTGCGATTAACTTCGTCGCGACCATCTTCACCGAGCGCGGCGACGACGTCACCTGGGCCAACCTCGACATCTTCAGCTGGACGATTCTCACCCAGTCGGGGCTCATCATCTTCGCGTTCCCGCTGCTCGGGAGCGCGCTCATTATGCTGCTTCTCGACCGGAACTTCGGGACGACGTTCTTCGCCGTCGAGGGCGGCGGACCCATCCTCTGGCAACACCTCTTCTGGTTCTTCGGCCATCCGGAGGTGTACATCCTCGTCCTGCCGATGATGGGGCTGGTCTCGTGGATTCTGCCGAAGTTCGCCGGCCGGAAGATCTTCGGCTTCAAGTTCGTCGTCTACTCGACGCTCGCTATCGGTGTGCTCTCCTTCGGCGTCTGGGCCCACCACATGTTCGGCAGCGGGATGGACCCCCGTATCCGGGCGTCGTTCATGGCGACGTCGCTTGCCATCGCGATTCCCTCCGCAGTCAAGACGTTCAACTGGATCACGACGCTGTGGAACGGTAACGTCCGCCTGACAGCGCCGATGCTGTTCTGTCTCGGCTTCGTCTCGAACTTCGTTCTCGGGGGCATCACCGGCGTCTTCCTGGCGGCGATTCCGGTGAACCTCGTGCTCCACGAGACGTACTACGTTGTCGGCCACTTCCACTACATCGTCATGGGGATGATTACCTTCGCCGGCTTCGGTGCCGTCTACTACTGGTTCCCCATCGTCACCGGGAAGATGTACCAGCGCACCCTCGCGAAGTGGCACTTCTGGCTGTCGATGATCGGCGTCAACATCACCTTCTTCGCGATGCTCGTCGCCGGCTACCTCGAAATGCCGCGCCGGTATGCGACCTACGAGTTCGACCCCGCACTCGCGCCGCTGGCCGAAATCACGCTGCTGCACCGTGCGATGACCGTCGGCGCCTTCCTCATCGCCATCGGGACGGTCATCTGGCTGTGGAACATCGTCCAGTCGTGGGCCGAAGGCCCCGAGGTCACCGACCCCGACCCGTGGGACACCAAGCAGTACGGCCTCCACGGCCGTGAGTTCGCCTGGTTCGAAGACCAGCTCGAAGAGGAAGGCCTGCTGGCGACCACCGACGGCGGCGAGGACGAAGACGTCGCAACCGACGGCGGTACGACCACCGACGACTAA
- a CDS encoding DUF6684 family protein, which yields MSERTFDRETLLDLFVNAIPLGILLFFVVLYAVVAPFPENSVVLVVQLSIISLTALGLAILTYYSGKAISTAEKEAGESIPPGYSEADAEVAGMPGEEAGEATE from the coding sequence ATGAGTGAACGAACCTTCGACCGGGAGACCCTGCTTGACCTGTTCGTCAACGCCATCCCGCTCGGCATCCTTCTGTTCTTCGTGGTGCTGTACGCGGTCGTCGCACCGTTCCCCGAGAACTCGGTCGTCCTCGTCGTCCAGCTGTCCATCATCTCGCTGACGGCGCTCGGACTGGCGATTCTGACCTACTACTCCGGGAAGGCCATCAGTACCGCCGAAAAGGAGGCGGGCGAATCCATCCCGCCCGGCTACTCCGAAGCGGACGCCGAAGTCGCAGGCATGCCCGGCGAGGAAGCCGGAGAAGCCACCGAGTAA
- a CDS encoding cytochrome c oxidase subunit 3 translates to MSVETDDGHGHDGGHDHHLPAVEDWPQGFGEASWWPFITALGGSGFYIGAALFVLGQPGTDIVPASLGPIVFILSTFAFLTGLYGWLYHAFIVDFWSGEADDYGFPLKLTMLLFLGTEVATFGAGFIYYFFIRGSAVWTEEALPELVVSGDVLSSLVIINTLILIASSITIHFAHHALLENNRKRFVRLLGVTLLLGVIFLGGQVYEYFEFIVHEGFTLTAGPYGTAFYALTGLHGLHVGLGAVLISIVFIRSLFGHYSAEKHVSVSTVSMYWHFVDIVWVFLVVVLYAGAII, encoded by the coding sequence ATGAGCGTTGAGACCGACGACGGTCACGGCCACGACGGCGGCCACGACCACCACCTTCCGGCAGTCGAGGATTGGCCGCAGGGGTTCGGCGAGGCCTCCTGGTGGCCCTTCATCACGGCACTCGGTGGCTCCGGGTTCTACATCGGTGCCGCACTGTTCGTCCTCGGCCAGCCCGGCACCGACATCGTGCCCGCATCACTTGGACCGATAGTTTTCATCCTGAGCACGTTCGCGTTCCTCACGGGACTGTACGGCTGGCTTTACCACGCCTTCATCGTCGACTTCTGGTCCGGCGAAGCCGACGACTACGGCTTCCCGTTGAAACTGACGATGCTACTGTTCCTGGGGACCGAAGTCGCCACGTTCGGTGCCGGCTTCATCTACTACTTCTTCATCCGCGGGTCGGCCGTCTGGACTGAAGAAGCCCTCCCCGAACTGGTCGTCTCCGGTGACGTCCTCAGTTCGCTGGTCATCATCAACACCCTCATCCTGATCGCCAGTTCGATTACCATCCACTTCGCCCACCACGCCCTTCTGGAGAACAACCGCAAGCGGTTCGTTCGCCTCCTCGGCGTCACGCTCCTTTTGGGTGTTATCTTCCTCGGCGGGCAGGTCTACGAGTACTTCGAGTTCATCGTCCACGAAGGCTTCACGCTCACCGCGGGCCCCTACGGAACGGCCTTCTACGCGCTGACGGGCCTCCACGGCCTCCACGTCGGCCTCGGCGCGGTCCTCATCAGCATCGTCTTCATCCGCTCGCTGTTCGGCCACTACTCCGCCGAAAAGCACGTCTCGGTCAGTACCGTCTCGATGTACTGGCACTTCGTCGACATCGTCTGGGTCTTCCTCGTCGTCGTGCTGTACGCCGGCGCCATCATCTGA
- a CDS encoding DUF7541 family protein — MEAEPEPGVSERYEKTSAWPLVVAFGLVLSEIGILFNLYPVAVGGLVMFVASIAGIVNEAGYVTRPWRLLAGLGVTLAVVGMLVVSTQVDGGLSAYIAQASMSNQISQRGFTIAATGVVVVVAGLVAPRVLNQ; from the coding sequence ATGGAAGCGGAACCGGAACCGGGCGTCTCCGAGCGCTACGAGAAGACGAGCGCGTGGCCGCTCGTGGTCGCGTTCGGGCTCGTTCTCAGTGAAATCGGAATCCTGTTCAACCTCTATCCCGTCGCCGTCGGCGGCCTCGTCATGTTCGTCGCCAGCATCGCTGGCATCGTCAATGAGGCGGGATACGTGACTCGACCCTGGCGGCTTCTCGCGGGACTCGGTGTCACGCTCGCCGTCGTCGGGATGCTCGTCGTCTCGACGCAGGTCGACGGCGGCCTGTCGGCGTACATCGCCCAAGCGTCGATGTCGAATCAGATCAGCCAGCGCGGCTTTACCATCGCCGCGACGGGCGTCGTCGTTGTCGTCGCCGGCCTCGTCGCTCCGCGCGTTCTGAATCAGTAA
- the cyoE gene encoding heme o synthase has product MRSERPTSLLAAAVVGVYVLVVVGATAALADAAAACHGWPLCGGDLTNPAVLVALLHRAAAGVVGLLILAVAVFGWRHLDGRAKVALAAAVLLYPAQIAVGALVANGTGFGGLHLLVAMSIFGALVLALAWQLEAETATDDTPVTDPEPALPEEPVEAGGPTTLTGLARLKATAWAYFELMKPRLMWLLCLVAGAGMALGGTPTVRTVLLTLGGGVLAIGASGTYNHVLERDIDRRMERTSDRPVATHEVPVRNALAFGALLTVASLWAFLSVNLLVAALGLAAIVFYSVVYTLLLKPNTVQNTVIGGAAGALPALIGYAAVTESVGVVGLALAGVIFLWTPAHFYNLALAYKDDYERGGFPMMPVVRGETETRKHVLLYLGATLLGAAALTALSNLGWLYAATTVSLGAVFLWTVVRLHRERTDDAAFRAFHASNAYLGLLLVAIVVDTLAI; this is encoded by the coding sequence ATGCGTTCCGAACGCCCCACGTCGCTGCTCGCGGCGGCGGTCGTCGGCGTCTACGTCCTCGTGGTCGTCGGTGCGACGGCGGCGCTGGCCGACGCGGCGGCCGCCTGCCACGGCTGGCCGCTCTGCGGCGGCGACCTCACGAACCCCGCAGTCCTCGTCGCCCTCCTCCATCGAGCGGCCGCCGGAGTGGTCGGCCTCCTCATCCTCGCGGTGGCCGTCTTCGGCTGGCGTCACCTCGACGGCCGCGCGAAAGTCGCCCTCGCTGCTGCCGTCCTCCTGTATCCCGCCCAGATTGCGGTCGGGGCTCTCGTCGCAAACGGTACGGGGTTCGGCGGCCTCCATCTCCTCGTCGCGATGAGTATCTTCGGTGCCCTGGTCCTCGCGCTGGCGTGGCAACTCGAAGCCGAGACGGCCACGGACGATACGCCCGTCACCGACCCGGAACCGGCCCTGCCAGAAGAGCCGGTCGAGGCCGGCGGTCCGACGACGCTAACGGGACTCGCCCGCCTCAAAGCGACCGCGTGGGCGTATTTCGAGTTGATGAAGCCGCGGCTGATGTGGCTCCTCTGTCTCGTCGCGGGCGCCGGGATGGCCCTCGGCGGCACGCCAACGGTCCGGACGGTCCTGCTCACGCTCGGCGGCGGCGTCCTCGCTATCGGCGCCTCTGGGACCTACAACCACGTCCTCGAACGGGATATCGATCGCCGGATGGAACGGACCTCCGACCGGCCGGTCGCGACCCACGAGGTGCCGGTCCGCAACGCCCTCGCCTTCGGCGCGCTGCTGACGGTCGCCTCGCTGTGGGCGTTCCTCTCGGTGAACCTGCTCGTGGCTGCCCTCGGGCTTGCGGCCATCGTCTTCTACAGCGTCGTCTACACGCTGCTGTTGAAGCCGAACACGGTACAGAACACGGTCATCGGCGGGGCTGCCGGTGCCCTCCCGGCACTTATCGGCTACGCGGCGGTGACCGAATCGGTCGGCGTCGTCGGTCTCGCGCTGGCCGGCGTCATCTTCCTGTGGACGCCCGCGCACTTCTACAACCTCGCGTTGGCCTACAAGGACGACTACGAGCGCGGCGGTTTCCCGATGATGCCCGTCGTCCGCGGCGAGACCGAGACCCGAAAACACGTCCTGTTGTACCTCGGTGCGACGCTTCTGGGCGCCGCCGCCCTGACCGCACTGTCGAATCTCGGGTGGCTCTACGCCGCGACGACGGTGTCGCTGGGTGCGGTCTTCCTCTGGACCGTCGTGCGACTCCATCGGGAGCGCACCGACGACGCCGCGTTCCGCGCCTTCCACGCCTCGAACGCGTACCTCGGCCTGCTTCTGGTCGCCATCGTCGTCGACACACTGGCGATATGA